One region of Solanum pennellii chromosome 6, SPENNV200 genomic DNA includes:
- the LOC107023697 gene encoding probable transcription factor PosF21, whose protein sequence is MDKDKSSSSHVGGSLPPSGRYSLFSPPGSSSNVKSEQPGLANLPPLGPGNASESGHFGHGLSADSSLFSLDISRMSDNPPRKFGHRRAHSEILTLPDDISFDSDLGVVGLDGPSLSDETEEDILSMYLDMDKFNSSTLSSEFQVGESSSAAPGSSQTPAMASGTNKFAPTVSEKPRVRHQHSQSMDGSTTIKPEMLMSGVEEPSSAETKKATSAAKLAELALIDPKRAKRIWANRQSAARSKERKMRYIAELERKVQTLQTEATTLSTQLTLLQRDTNGLNAENSELKLRLQTMEQQVHLQDALNDALKEEIQHLKVLTGQGIANGGPMMNFPATFGGNQQFYSNNQAMHTLLAAQQLQQLQLHSHKQQHQFQQHQLHQFQQQQLQHQQQQQQPLMQQQQQQDQLSQAGDVMSRGSLSSPQNENASDGSSVAKD, encoded by the exons ATGGATAAGGATAAGTCTTCTTCAAGCCATGTAGGAGGTTCGTTGCCTCCATCAGGGAGATACTCATTATTTTCACCTCCCGGTAGTAGTTCCAATGTAAAGTCAGAACAACCTGGATTAGCAAATTTACCTCCCTTAGGACCTGGAAATGCTTCAGAATCAGGTCATTTTGGTCATGGTTTGTCGGCAGATTCAAGCCTGTTTAGTCTTGATATAAGCCGAATGTCTGATAACCCACCGAGAAAATTTGGCCATCGACGTGCCCACTCAGAAATTCTTACTCTTCCTGATGATATTAGCTTTGATAGTGATCTTGGTGTTGTTGGACTAGATGGACCGTCTCTGTCAGATGAGACTGAGGAGGACATCTTATCAATGTACCTTGACATGGATAAGTTCAATTCTTCAACTCTGTCTTCTGAATTCCAAGTGGGTGAGTCTTCTTCAGCTGCCCCAGGTTCATCACAAACACCAGCAATGGCTTCAGGAACAAATAAATTTGCTCCTACTGTTAGTGAGAAGCCAAGAGTTAGACATCAGCATAGCCAGTCCATGGATGGTTCAACTACAATCAAGCCAGAGATGCTCATGTCAGGAGTGGAAGAGCCTTCTTCAGCTGAAACTAAGAAAGCCACGTCAGCTGCAAAGCTTGCTGAACTTGCTCTTATTGATCCTAAACGTGCCAAGCG GATTTGGGCCAACAGGCAGTCAGCTGCAAGATCAAAGGAAAGGAAAATGAGATATATAGCAGAGCTTGAGAGAAAAGTTCAGACTCTGCAAACGGAAGCAACTACTTTATCTACTCAGTTGACCCTATTGCAG AGAGATACAAATGGCCTGAATGCTGAAAACAGTGAACTTAAACTGCGTTTACAAACAATGGAACAACAGGTTCACTTGCAAGATG CGTTGAATGATGCTTTAAAGGAGGAGATACAGCATCTGAAAGTGCTAACTGGACAAGGCATAGCAAATGGTGGACCTATGATGAACTTCCCAGCAACCTTTGGAGGCAATCAGCAGTTCTACTCTAACAACCAGGCAATGCATACATTGTTGGCTgcacaacaacttcaacagctCCAGCTACATTCTCATAAGCAACAACACCAGTTTCAGCAACATCAGCTACACCAGTTTCAGCAGCAACAGTTGCAGCaccaacaacagcaacagcaacctCTTatgcagcagcagcagcagcaggaTCAACTTTCACAAGCCGGAGATGTGATGTCAAGAGGTTCTCTGTCATCTCCTCAAAATGAAAATGCTTCTGATGGTAGTTCTGTAGCAAAGGATTGA
- the LOC107021586 gene encoding protein ENHANCED DISEASE RESISTANCE 2-like has protein sequence MANLDGDNEPEWIKRVKSEGSIPFLDPDNCSNGWASPPGNSFMVRGPEYFTTKVKVPGGEFLLKPLGFDWIKGPKKISDILNNPKHRIRMALQDETPTGCKPFIWAFNLQVPSKENFSAVVYFVGLEPVPEGSLMEQFLKGDDAFRTKRLKLIANIVKGPWIVRKAVGEQAICVIGRALTCKYCIADDFIEVDVDIGSSVIANAIVHLAYNYISTLTVDLAFLIESQTQSELPERILGAVRFSELQTSSATLIEMPSNGNMGEFLPSFPSRLWKSFGNSFSHLVQADTQDGSSSSSPSLVKEVVDNGLSEEGTKK, from the exons ATGGCCAATCTTGATGGAGATAACGAACCTGAATGGATAAAGAGGGTGAAATCAGAAGGTTCCATTCCCTTTCTGGACCCAGATAATTGCTCAAACGGTTGGGCTTCTCCACCAGGGAATAGTTTCATGGTAAGAGGTCCAGAATACTTTACAACAAAGGTTAAAGTTCCCGGTGGTGAATTTCTTCTGAAACCTCTTGGTTTTGACTGGATAAAAGGTCCTAAAAAGATTTCTGATATTCTAAATAATCCAAAACACCGTATCAGGATGGCTCTTCAAGATGAAACTCCAACTGGTTGCAAGCCCTTTATTTGGGCTTTCAACTTGCAAGTTCCTAGTAAGGAAAATTTCAGTGCTGTTGTATATTTTGTGGGCCTCGAACCCGTCCCTGAAGGGTCTTTGATGGAGCAGTTCTTGAAAGGAGATGATGCATTTAGAACTAAAAGGCTAAAATTGATTGCGAATATTGTTAAAGGACCTTGGATTGTAAGAAAGGCAGTTGGGGAGCAAGCTATATGCGTAATTGGCCGTGCGCTGACTTGCAAGTACTGTATAGCAGACGATTTCATAGAGGTAGATGTTGATATAGGATCTTCGGTGATAGCAAATGCGATTGTTCATCTCgcatataattatatatcaactCTTACTGTTGATTTAGCTTTCCTTATCGAGAGTCAAACTCAATCAGAACTTCCAGAACGGATTTTAGGAGCGGTAAGATTTTCGGAGCTGCAGACCAGTTCAGCAACGCTAATTGAAATGCCATCCAATGGGAACATGGGAGAGTTCCTTCCTTCTTTCCCTTCAAGGTTATGGAAGTCATTTGGAAACAGTTTCTCCCACCTTGTTCAGGCAGATACTCAAGATGGTAGCTCCAGCTCCAGCCCCTCACTTGTAAAGGAGGTTGTTGATAATGGTCTCTCTGAAGAAGGTACCAAAAAATG A
- the LOC107021420 gene encoding RHOMBOID-like protein 13, which produces MGKPLFYEILEKPATSCAIGICSAIWFYIQKSNIGYSHVGLSYETALEGHYWRIITSALSHISVLHLVFNMSALWSLGVVEQLGHLGLGVQYYLHYTLVLVVLSGMLVIGMYHILIQKFKLEYFRRVTAVGYSCVVFGWMTILSVKQPSSKLNLFGFLSLPISFAPFESLIFTSIIVPQASFIGHLSGIIVGYAVGWGLIHGMNNYWAVTMLGWTALVFVFSLKKSGTFDLNFLEIEPVTDPSLPSVRFFAAGTGRSLQMSTLPDAGADLV; this is translated from the coding sequence ATGGGGAAACCATTGTTTTATGAGATATTGGAGAAGCCAGCAACCAGTTGTGCAATTGGAATATGTAGTGCAATTTGGTTTTATATTCAGAAGTCAAATATTGGTTATTCACATGTTGGTTTGAGTTATGAAACTGCTTTGGAGGGTCATTATTGGAGGATAATAACATCAGCACTTTCACATATTAGTGTGCTTCATCTTGTTTTCAATATGAGTGCACTTTGGAGTCTCGGAGTTGTTGAACAATTGGGGCATTTAGGTCTTGGTGTGCAGTATTATCTTCATTATACACTGGTGTTGGTTGTTCTTTCGGGCATGCTTGTCATCGGAATGTACCATATCTTGATTCAGAAATTTAAGCTAGAGTATTTTCGGAGAGTTACTGCTGTTGGATATTCTTGTGTGGTGTTTGGTTGGATGACGATTCTTTCGGTCAAGCAACCGTCGTCAAAGTTGAATCTTTTTGGTTTTCTTTCACTTCCGATCAGCTTTGCGCCATTTGAGTCGCTCATATTCACTTCCATTATTGTTCCTCAAGCGAGTTTTATTGGACATTTATCGGGAATTATTGTTGGTTATGCTGTTGGTTGGGGTCTGATACATGGGATGAATAATTACTGGGCAGTTACAATGCTGGGATGGACTGCGCTTGTGTTTGTTTTCAGTTTGAAAAAGTCTGGTACATTTGATTTGAACTTTCTTGAGATTGAACCTGTCACGGATCCCTCTCTGCCTTCGGTACGTTTTTTCGCAGCTGGAACTGGTAGAAGTTTACAGATGAGTACGTTACCAGATGCTGGTGCCGATCTTGTATAG